ACTAATAATTTTTTTTACAAAATAAAATATAAAATTTTCAGAAAAAAGAATCAAGATTTTCTTCTGGCCTTAAATAAGATTATCAGATCTGATAAAAAATATATAATTCAGATGGTGGATAATTTTGGTATGGTCAAGCCTTTACACGATTATTTAACTTCAAAACGATTGCTGGACAACTGTTATGTTCAGTTTTTTTATCACGGTTATTTTCCATACAAGACAATGAATTTGAGATTCAATGTTTATGAATTAATTAATGAATTAATTGTCTTAACTCATGATAGTTATAAAGAGTATAAAAAGACAATTAATGTTCTACCTTGTCATGTTTCTGTTCTTCATAATGGTATTGATACTACTATATTTAAAAAAATATCTAATTCAGATAAAAAAATATTAAAACAAAAGTTCGATTTAGAAGACAAAAAGGTTTTTGTCTGGTGTTCACAAGACAGACCTAAAAAGGGATTGCATATTATTTTAAATGCATGGAGAAAAATTTACGAATTGAACCAAAATATTGTTTTGCTTGTCATAGGGTGCGAAAGAACAGAAGAAATTAAGGGAGTAAGATTTTTAGGGAGAATACCAAATCATAATTTATCTCAATACCTTCAGGTATCAGACTGTTATCTTTTTCCGACTCTCTGGCAGGAAGGCTTTGGGCTTAGTTTAATTGAAGCTATGCATTGTGGAAATTACTGTATCGCATCTGCAACGGGTGGAGTTCCTGAAGTCCTGCAATATGGAAAACTGGGCAGGCTAATAGAAAATCCTCATTTTGTTTCGGAATGGGTGGATGCAATGAATGATTTTTTGGACAATAAGTTTGAGGTTTCAGAAATAAATGACGATCTATATTCTATTGAATCATGGATAAATGGAATGAATTGTATTATTGAAGAAGCAAAACTTAGACTGCAAATGCCTACAAAATGAGAATAAACCAATTAACATTTACCAGATTTTTAGCAGCAATTTCAATTGTGATTTTTCACTATGGGAAAAAAAGTTTCTTGTTTAATAACTCTATTGTGGGGTTTGTATTTGATAATGCAGATGTCTGTGTAAGCTATTTTTTTATTTTATCAGGATTTGTAATGATGATTGCATATTCGAATAAAGAAGAAATATCGGCAAAAGAATATTTTACAAATAGATTTGCCAGAATCTATCCTCTGTATTTCTTTGCAATATTTATAATGTTTTTGCTGCAGGTTCGTACTAATGAATTAGATATTTCAGGAGTGTTTTTAAATGTTTTAATGATTCAGTCTTGGATTCCTGGTAAAATTTTATCTGTTAATGGGCCAGGATGGTCATTGTCTGTAGAATTTGTGTTTTATGCCATTTTTCCTTTTATGTTTAACAAATGTTTCAATAGATTTAAAATTAAACACATTTATTTATACATAATTTCATTCTGGGTTTTAAGTCAGTTGGTTTTTCAGATACTTTATTATTTATATGCAGATATATCTGTAACCGCAAAAGATTTCATAATGTACAATCCTATATTGCATATCAATGAATTTTTGATTGGAAATCTGGCAGGTTTTATCTTCATTAAAAAATTACAATTTAAAAAAGCAAACTACGATTTTCTAATTTTGACTTTTGTTGGTCTTATAGTTCTTTCTTTAAAATTTTCAATTGGTAAAATTTTTCATAACGGGTTACTTGCCCCATTATTTATCTCATTAATAATTTTAATTTCATTAAATAATGGAATCATTACAAAACTTTTCCAACAGAAGCTATTTGTATTTCTGGGAGAAATTAGTTTTGGAATCTACATTTTGCAGTATCCTGTTTATTCTATATTTAGTGCTTATAGTTTAAACAAGTATTTTCATCTAACAGATCCTACGTTGGTTTTCTTTATCAGACTTATTATTTTAATTATTGCTTCTTCATTAGCATATATTTATGTTGAAAAACCACTTCAGAATAAAATAAAAACAAGAAATAAAGCAGCATCTGTAATTGAAAATCCGGTGTAATAAAATTTAAGGTAATGAAAACAATAGCAATAATTCCGGCCCGTGGAGGATCAAAACGAATTCCTGAAAAAAACATTCAGTTATTGGGAGAATTACCACTAATCGTTCACTCAATATTATATGCGCAGGAAAACAGTGACATAATACAGGATATTTATGTTTCAACAGATGATGCTGAAATTAAAAAAACTGCATTACAATTTGGTGCAAAAGTTATTGACAGACCAATTTCTATTTCAGGGGATTTAGAGCCAACAGTTTCTGCATTAAAACATGTTTTAGAATCAATTGAATCAGATGTTGAAAATGTCATTTTATTGCAGGCAACAAATCCGTTACGCCCTCAAGAATTATTAAAAGAAGTTTTCGAAAAATATCAAAATGATAATT
This portion of the Flavobacterium gelatinilyticum genome encodes:
- a CDS encoding glycosyltransferase family 4 protein, yielding MMNDSVEVILISREPLPYPGMGSWTTLYNYYLEKNHKINYVICPKPEKNNNSVQYSFVTNNFFYKIKYKIFRKKNQDFLLALNKIIRSDKKYIIQMVDNFGMVKPLHDYLTSKRLLDNCYVQFFYHGYFPYKTMNLRFNVYELINELIVLTHDSYKEYKKTINVLPCHVSVLHNGIDTTIFKKISNSDKKILKQKFDLEDKKVFVWCSQDRPKKGLHIILNAWRKIYELNQNIVLLVIGCERTEEIKGVRFLGRIPNHNLSQYLQVSDCYLFPTLWQEGFGLSLIEAMHCGNYCIASATGGVPEVLQYGKLGRLIENPHFVSEWVDAMNDFLDNKFEVSEINDDLYSIESWINGMNCIIEEAKLRLQMPTK
- a CDS encoding cytidylyltransferase domain-containing protein, whose amino-acid sequence is MKTIAIIPARGGSKRIPEKNIQLLGELPLIVHSILYAQENSDIIQDIYVSTDDAEIKKTALQFGAKVIDRPISISGDLEPTVSALKHVLESIESDVENVILLQATNPLRPQELLKEVFEKYQNDNLDSIFTVSRNHQKFGKIVNNKFHPFNYTIGQRSQDLEPLFFENGLLYISKSSLIQKDIIISENAFPFEVNHIFAQVDIDTPDDLDYARYLYQKQ
- a CDS encoding acyltransferase family protein, which encodes MRINQLTFTRFLAAISIVIFHYGKKSFLFNNSIVGFVFDNADVCVSYFFILSGFVMMIAYSNKEEISAKEYFTNRFARIYPLYFFAIFIMFLLQVRTNELDISGVFLNVLMIQSWIPGKILSVNGPGWSLSVEFVFYAIFPFMFNKCFNRFKIKHIYLYIISFWVLSQLVFQILYYLYADISVTAKDFIMYNPILHINEFLIGNLAGFIFIKKLQFKKANYDFLILTFVGLIVLSLKFSIGKIFHNGLLAPLFISLIILISLNNGIITKLFQQKLFVFLGEISFGIYILQYPVYSIFSAYSLNKYFHLTDPTLVFFIRLIILIIASSLAYIYVEKPLQNKIKTRNKAASVIENPV